The proteins below are encoded in one region of Phaseolus vulgaris cultivar G19833 chromosome 1, P. vulgaris v2.0, whole genome shotgun sequence:
- the LOC137815364 gene encoding uncharacterized mitochondrial protein AtMg00810-like, translating to MYENIENYFKQNSLAPIRYSYKEIKKMVAGFKEKLGEGGFGSVFKAKLCSGPSVAIKMLGKSKANGQDFINEVATIGRIHHQNVAPRAWIKRIDSFLHATGFKKCASDHGSNLKMTGDFKHIMMKEFEMTDLSLMSYFLDIEVIQGDDGIFIHQRKYADEFLKKFKMKDSNPVKTPIETGIKLTKKGDGQTVDATYFKQIVGSLRYLTCTRPDICYVVGLVSRYMELPRQVHLQAVKRIMRYIKGTTTFGLFYSSSKKIEIVGYSDSDWGGDSDERKNTSGNCFLIGKTVCLWSSKKQSIVALSTCEAEYVATAASACQSV from the exons ATGtatgaaaatattgaaaattactttaaacaaaATAGTTTGGCACCTATTAGATACTCGTACAAGGAAATCAAGAAGATGGTTGCAGGTTTCAAAGAGAAGTTAGGTGAAGGAGGATTTGGCTCTGTTTTTAAGGCAAAGTTGTGCAGTGGGCCTTCTGTGGCCATCAAAATGTTAGGCAAATCCAAAGCAAATGGACAAGATTTTATCAATGAAGTTGCGACCATTGGAAGAATACATCATCAAAATGTG gCACCAAGAGCTTGGATCAAAAGGATTGATTCATTTCTTCATGCCACTGGATTCAAAAAATGTGCATCAGATCATG GAAGTAATCTCAAAATGACTGGTGATTTCAAGCATATCATGATGAAGGAATTTGAGATGACTGATCTCAGTCTTATGTCCTACTTTTTGGACATTGAAGTCATCCAAGGAGATGATGGAATCTTCATTCATCAGAGGAAATATGCTGATGAGTTTTTAAAGAAGTTTAAGATGAAGGATTCAAACCCAGTTAAAACTCCAATTGAAACTGGAATTAAGCTCACGAAGAAAGGTGATGGGCAAACTGTAGATGCAACATACTTTAAGCAGATTGTTGGGAGCCTTAGATATCTCACGTGTACTAGACCCGACATATGTTATGTTGTGGGATTGGTCAGTCGATACATGGAGTTACCTCGACAAGTTCATTTACAAGCTGTAAAGAGAATTATGCGCTACATCAAAGGTACTACAACTTTTGGTCTATTTTACTCTTCATCTAAGAAGATTGAAATCGTCGGATACTCAGACAGTGATTGGGGTGGAGATTCAGACGAGAGGAAGAACACTAGTGGTAATTGTTTTTTGATCGGAAAGACTGTTTGCTTGTGGTCATCAAAGAAACAGTCAATTGTTGCATTATCTACTTGTGAAGCTGAGTATGTAGCAACAGCAGCAAGTGCTTGTCAATCAGTTTGA
- the LOC137813299 gene encoding rust resistance kinase Lr10-like, producing the protein MMWRNRAFMVILLLLVHKIHGGCPPSSCGKITNINHPFRLKGDPEKCGEKRYELGCENNVTVLYLYSAKYHVQSINYKNYTVRVVDPALQHHNLSSLPLRFLSRSNFSDTYAYYTDPYQAGLRASVNWESLSFSHIVLVNCNDSVGEKGKYVESGEWVKWEGKGYSYAIGGDLKAEDLEVGCEVKLVAPTSLSTFDNHSYSSMHTALAYGFEISWIKLPCQKHCSLSYRDCYFDSSNQKLNCGYGILEELLMDVTDILEPILMVWAYKVLFGLPFLIFIFICKWRNRHMSMYKNIENYLEQNSLAPIRYSYKDIKKMAAGFKEKLGEGGFGSVFKAKLRSGPFVAIKMLDKSKANGQDFICEVATIGRIHHQNVVQLIGFCASGSKRALVYEFMPNGSLDKFIFSKEINIHLSYEKIYNISIGVARGIAYLHHGCEMQILHFDIKPHNILLDENFIPKVSDFGLAKLYPIDNSIVTMTAARGTIGYMAPELFYNNIGGISHKVDVYSFGMLLMEMASKRKNLNPYADHSSQLYFPLWIYDHIREEEDVDIEDVTEEENKIAKKMIIVALWCIQLKPNDRPSMNRVVEMLEGDIEDLEIPPKPILFPDETVTKEQIINSS; encoded by the exons ATGATGTGGCGAAACAGAGCATTCATGGTGATATTGCTACTTCTAGTCCATAAAATCCATGGTGGCTGCCCCCCTTCTTCCTGTGGTAAAATCACCAACATCAATCACCCTTTTCGATTAAAAGGCGACCCAGAAAAGTGTGGTGAGAAAAGGTATGAGCTTGGTTGTGAGAATAATGTTACGGTGTTGTATCTGTACTCTGCAAAATATCATGTGCAGTCAATAAACTACAAGAACTACACAGTGAGAGTGGTTGATCCTGCTCTTCAACACCATAATCTCTCCTCCCTTCCTCTCCGTTTCCTCTCTCGCTCCAATTTCTCTGACACTTACGCTTACTACACGGATCCATACCAAGCTGGTCTAAGAGCCTCTGTAAATTGGGAATCTCTGAGTTTCTCGCATATAGTGTTGGTGAATTGTAACGATTCGGTGGGAGAGAAAGGGAAGTATGTGGAGAGTGGAGAGTGGGTGAAGTGGGAGGGGAAGGGGTATTCATATGCAATTGGTGGAGACCTAAAAGCAGAGGACTTAGAAGTTGGGTGTGAGGTAAAGCTTGTTGCTCCCACTTCTCTCTCCACTTTCGATAACCATTCCTACTCTTCCATGCACACCGCACTCGCCTATGGATTCGAGATTTCATGGATAAAACTACCCTGTCAGAAACATTGTTCACTTTCCTATAGAGATTGCTATTTCGACTCTTCTAACCAGAAGCTTAATTGCGGGTATG GAATACTGGAAGAACTATTAATGGATGTAACAG ATATTCTCGAACCTATTTTAATGGTATGGGCTTACAAAGTTTTGTTTGGATTGccattcttaatttttatttttatatgtaaatggAGAAATAGACATATGTCGatgtataaaaatattgaaaattaccTTGAACAAAATAGTTTGGCACCTATTAGATATTCATACAAGGATATCAAGAAGATGGCTGCAGGTTTCAAAGAGAAGTTAGGTGAAGGAGGATTTGGCTCTGTCTTTAAGGCAAAGTTGCGCAGTGGGCCTTTTGTTGCCATCAAAATGTTAGACAAATCCAAAGCAAATGGACAAGATTTTATATGTGAAGTTGCAACCATTGGAAGAATACATCATCAAAATGTGGTACAGTTAATTGGATTTTGTGCTAGTGGCTCAAAACGTGCTCTTGTCTATGAATTCATGCCCAATGGATCtcttgataaatttattttctcaaaagagataaatatacatttaagcTATGAAAAGATATATAATATATCAATCGGAGTGGCTCGTGGGATTGCTTATCTCCACCATGGGTGTGAGATGcaaattttgcattttgacATCAAACCCCATAATATCTTACTAGATGAAAACTTCATCCCTAAGGTTTCTGACTTTGGATTGGCAAAGTTATATCCGATAGATAATAGTATTGTCACAATGACTGCAGCAAGAGGAACCATTGGATATATGGCTCCAGAattgttttataataatattggaGGAATATCTCATAAGGTTGATGTTTATAGCTTCGGAATGTTGTTGATGGAGATGGCAAGTAAGAGGAAGAATCTAAATCCTTATGCAGACCACTCAAGTCAACTTTACTTTCCCCTTTGGATCTATGATCATATTAGGGAAGAGGAAGATGTAGATATCGAAGATGTGACAGAAGAGGAAAATAAAATAGCAAAGAAGATGATCATAGTTGCATTATGGTGTATACAACTAAAACCAAATGATCGACCCTCAATGAATAGAGTAGTGGAAATGCTTGAAGGGGATATTGAAGACTTGGAAATCCCTCCAAAACCTATTCTATTTCCAGATGAAACAGTGACAAAGGAACAAATAATCAACTCTAGCTAG
- the LOC137815365 gene encoding uncharacterized protein encodes MWSSKSFQKSKVVNDRNYFVIEGLWKRGNGVSVTGVNVYCSGSLREKKEVWSEINAVRLNQLSKAWCVIGKKFTWYKSNELVKSRIDRVLVSKEWLDFWPNCQQFVLSRFVSDHCTVILKEVFVDWAQNLLDVWTFGLEITVLRSFFGDVNLANKEAQNKIEVLDERDDVCGLIGSEREERMVLLAELNKAKFKQEAVMFQKERQSWIKQGDLNRMFFHSFVKWRRVRNQLHGFHVNGKWCEDKEVIKEKVQTFFKDRFARNDACQVRLDNVKFCSISDSDNDMLIDDFSEEEIVEDGCCPFKIVFDED; translated from the exons ATGTGGAGTAGTAAGTCTTTTCAAAAGTCTAAGGTGGTAAACGACAGGAACTACTTTGTGATTGAAGGTCTTTGGAAGCGAGGTAATGGGGTAAGTGTAACGGGAGTGAACGTTTATTGCTCTGGTTCCCTACGGGAAAAGAAGGAAGTGTGGAGTGAAATCAATGCAGTTAGACTGAATCAGCTATCAAAGGCTTGGTGCGTCATTG GCAAGAAGTTTACCTGGTATAAGTCAAACGAGTTAGTAAAGAGCAGAATTGACAGAGTGTTGGTGTCAAAGGAATGGTTGGATTTCTGGCCAAATTGTCAACAGTTCGTCTTAAGTAGATTTGTCTCTGACCATTGCACTGTTATTCTCAAAGAGGTGTTCGTAGACTGGGCCCAAAACCTTTTAGATGTTTGGACGTTTGGCTTAGAGATAACAGTTTTAAGGAGTTT CTTTGGTGATGTGAATCTTGCTAACAAGGAGGCACAAAATAAGATCGAAGTTCTGGATGAACGCGATGATGTTTGTGGGCTGATTGGGTCTGAAAGGGAAGAAAGAATGGTTCTCCTTGCTGAACTTAATAAAGCTAAGTTTAAGCAGGAGGCAGTCATGTTTCAGAAAGAACGACAAAGCTGGATAAAACAAGGGGATCTAAATAGAATGTTTTTCCACTCGTTTGTTAAGTGGAGAAGGGTGAGAAATCAGTTGCATGGTTTTCATGTGAATGGTAAATGGTGCGAGGATAAGGAGGTGATCAAGGAAAAGGTTCAGACTTTTTTCAAAGATAGGTTTGCTAGGAACGATGCTTGTCAGGTTCGTTTGGATAATGTTAAGTTTTGCTCTATATCGGACTCTGATAACGATATGCTGATAGATGACTTTTCTGAAGaagagattgttgaagatggttgctgccccttcaagattgtgtttgatgaagactga